The sequence TAAATCACACTTCGAATACTGCAATGCACACCCATCCGTCATATTCACGTAATAAATGCTATTTTCTACACTTTTACTTGAATAAAACACGAAGCTGTTTTTCAAGGATTTTGGGTAGTGTAACTGACAAGCTTGGAAGAGCGTCGTGCTGGCAGTGCGAAGGGATCCCGATATGCTCCATAGAAAAAACCCCTGCCATGCAAGGGTTTTTTCTTTTACTCTTCCGTCAATTCTTCCACTGGAACGGTATGGCGTTCATGTTCCCTCCCACGCATATGTACGGTGGCTGTTCGGTTTGCTTCATCGTACCCATCAATCCAAACAGACTGACCGTGATAACATACACGAATATCATCTGGGGAAGAAACGATTTGCTTGATGCGATTTATATCCA comes from Anoxybacillus flavithermus and encodes:
- a CDS encoding H-type small acid-soluble spore protein; this translates as MDINRIKQIVSSPDDIRVCYHGQSVWIDGYDEANRTATVHMRGREHERHTVPVEELTEE